DNA from Terriglobia bacterium:
GTCGCATCCCCTTTTATGAATCACTGATGAGTTGGCGACGCCTCGAACTTCCTATTGCAGGGGATCGTTCCGAAATGCTCGGCCCATAAGACGAGATTTGACATAAGGAATTGCATATCAGAGTCACGCAGCGCAGGTCTCGTGGCGGTGGTGCGAACAAATAGCACCGCCGAATGCTAACACCCCTATCTGAGGTAGCCCCAAAGGGAATAAAATGTTGATATTCGGCCCGTGTCCAAGCACGGGCCCCGCATCCTTTACGGGTAACGGAAATGATGCCTCCTCCAGAAACCCTGGATTTGTCTCGGCGGATTCTTACATTCGAAAACGTTGAGGGCGAGCCCTCCGGGCCGACTGGGGCCGCGACCGTTCGAGTTTATGAAAAGCTGCGCCAACATTTATGTGCACTCGCGGGAGTTGTTGGTTGTCAGGCGCTACTTTCTCGTGCATTGACGCTGGCTAAAGCGGAGGCTCCCGGCCTGAGCAAAGTCCAAGTCACCGCAGATGGACACTTGCAGGGGCTTAGTGAACTTGCACCGCAGATTGGCACCGACCAGGCGCACGAAGGAGCAGTTATTCTCCTTGCCCAGTTACTCGGGCTGTTACTCAGCATCATTGGGGAAGCTTTGACGTTGCGACTAGTGCAGGATCTGGCTCCTCATCTTACTGTCGTAGCGAAATCGGGTAGATCCGCGCCGTTTGAGACCATTCTGCAAGAAGCCAACCGACTCAAGGACGCGAGCGAGCGGCTTAAGTCGTTGGCCGACCAGCATCCCGTCGTGGAAGATGCACTGATGAGTATCTCAGGGAGTATCACCAATACGGCGAGCCTATTGGAAGTACTCGTTCACATCCGAGACAAGTCTGACAGTCTGCGTAAAACTCTGCCGAATGAAAAGACGGGACTCTTTGTCATGTGAGCTTGTCCCCGATCGTTACCCAGGAACATCGGCAGAGTTTTTACAAGGCAAAACGGCCAATGCCAGCCATACGACCATCCCCTTTAACAGAACGCGTCTTTCCGTACCCGGTTAGCGTCTCAATCGGGTAACATGACTGGATCAACGCCTCACAGCCAAAAGCGAGCCGCGAATTTTCATCCATGGCAAAGCGAGTAACGATTCCGCCCGAGACATTAAATTTGGCTCGGCGACTTCTTGCCTACGAGACGGTTGCTGGTGAGAACTCTGAGTCTGCAACTCTGCGCGTCTATGAAAAGCTACGCCGGGATTTATGTGAGCTCGCGGGAGTTACCGGGTTTCAGTTGCTCGCTTCTCGTGCCTTGACGCTAGCCAAGTCAGACGCTCCCAGTTTTAGCGTGGTGCAGGTCACTTCGGATGGACGCCTGGAGGGCCTGGGCGACCTTGATTTGAAAACGCACAAGGATCAGACAGCGGAGGATGGAGCTATCTTCATTGCCCGGTTACTGGGGCTGCTTCTTACCTTCATTGGTGAAGCTTTAACGACGCGATTAATGCAGGGTATGTGGCCGGATACGGCATTCGATGACATGCAATTGGGTGGCGGGAGAAAAGCGTGAGCACAAAAGATAAAGTGACCATAAACAAACTGCCAACCGGAGTACCGGGCCTCGATGAAATCGTTGGCGGCGGTCTTCCCGAGTTCTCTTTTAACATTATCGCCGGCGCCCCGGGAAGCGGCAAGACCACGCTCGCCCACCAATTCGTATTTGCCAATGCGACACCGGAGCGCCCCGCGCTCTATTTCACTGTCCTCGGCGAATCCGCCATAAAAATGCTGCGCTACCAGCAGCAGTACACTTTTTTCGACCCGAACAAATTGCTCAACTCCATCCGCTTCGTCAACCTGAGTCAAGTCGTTCTGGAGAAGGACTTGGGTGCGGTCTTGGAGGAGATTACCAAACAAGTTGAAGAATCAAACGCCGCCGTGGTGGTAGTGGACTCCTTCCGAACCATGGTACGGAAACCGCCAACGGGGCTCAGCGAAATGGAGTTGCAATCGTTCATTCAGCGGTTAGCTTTATTCCTGGCGAGTTGGCAAGCAACGACTTTTCTTATCGGTGAATATGCGGAAGATGAGCTGCGGGATAATCCTATTTTCACCGTCGCCGATGGCCTGTTCTGGCTGAGCCAGGCAGCCGAGCGAAATTCCATTGTGCGCAAGCTGCAGATTGTAAAACTGCGAGGCCAAGCTTCCGTACCTGGGCTACACACTTTTCGCATCACGAGTGCCGGGCTCCATGCCTTCTCACGTACTTTTGGACTGACGCGGAACGCAAAAAAACTAACGGGCCAGAGGCGCCTTTCCTTCGGTATTCCGGACTTGGACAAGATGCTGGGTGGCGGCATTCCCGAAGGCGACAGCGTTTTGGTGGCAGGATCTTCGGGAACCGGAAAATCGGTCTTGGCGACTCAATTCATTGCGGAAGGCATTCGCCAGGGCGAACCAGGCATTGTGGCAGTCTTTGAAGAACGACCACAAGCTTACGCCGAGCGGGCGGAAAGTTTTGGCCTGGATTTAGTAACACCGCAGGACGACGGGAAACTCGCAATCCTCTACCTCCGTCCGCTTGATCTCTCGGTGGATGAATCCATGCACTCGATTCTCGACGCGGTCCAGAAGATTGGTGCCAAGCGACTGGTGATCGATTCACTGGCGGGCTTTGAGATGGCGCTGTCGCCCGGCTTCCGCGCCGACTTTCGCGAATCGCTTTACCGGATGATCTTCGCGTTGACGGGGATCGGGGTGACGATCGTTAGTACCGTGGAGGTGGATGAATCGTTTACCGAGTTCCCGTTCAGCACTTATTCGATTTCCTTTCTCACCGATGACATCATCCGGCTTCGGTACGTGTCCATCAATGGGCAACTTCGCAAGATTATGGTCGTGATCAAGATGCGCGGGGGCAACCATGCCAAGGATATTCGCGAATATG
Protein-coding regions in this window:
- a CDS encoding ATPase domain-containing protein, producing the protein MTINKLPTGVPGLDEIVGGGLPEFSFNIIAGAPGSGKTTLAHQFVFANATPERPALYFTVLGESAIKMLRYQQQYTFFDPNKLLNSIRFVNLSQVVLEKDLGAVLEEITKQVEESNAAVVVVDSFRTMVRKPPTGLSEMELQSFIQRLALFLASWQATTFLIGEYAEDELRDNPIFTVADGLFWLSQAAERNSIVRKLQIVKLRGQASVPGLHTFRITSAGLHAFSRTFGLTRNAKKLTGQRRLSFGIPDLDKMLGGGIPEGDSVLVAGSSGTGKSVLATQFIAEGIRQGEPGIVAVFEERPQAYAERAESFGLDLVTPQDDGKLAILYLRPLDLSVDESMHSILDAVQKIGAKRLVIDSLAGFEMALSPGFRADFRESLYRMIFALTGIGVTIVSTVEVDESFTEFPFSTYSISFLTDDIIRLRYVSINGQLRKIMVVIKMRGGNHAKDIREYEITSKGVVILGERLTNYQRLITGIPERLRSSKNKEENSG